GGAGGAACGGTGAATTTTCCCAGCGACTGAGGCTCTAAAATATAGGTATAGGACGCAGATGAAGCCATTTTGCCATTGATAATGGTAATATTTTGGGACTGACCCGCTGAATGGGCAACTAAACCCTGCAAATCTGGAATAATGGGTTTTTCAATATTTGAACCTGTAACAGTAATGGTTAAAACGGTGCTTTCATTCAGAGGAATTCGATGCCGATCAACCGTTGCATCAATCACGTCTTGATCAGATGACCCGGCATATCCTGTCCAAAAAATAAAAAAAACAATCATCCATTTTCGCATAGGTTTTACCAATCATTCCCATTGTCTGACTCGTCTGAAGATTCTGTCTTTGTTAAATTCCAGATTAAATCCTTCTTCTCCTGATTCATCACATCCAAAATCTGAATCGCCTCTTCTTTTTTCATTCCATCTTTCTTCCCTTCCTGACTTTTTTCGGAAGAAACCGCGGAGGTATCATTTTGGCTTCCCTCTTTTTCATTAGAGAAAGACTGCTCCTTCTTTTCGTCTGACTTTTGTTCATCTTGCTTCTTTGCTTGAACCTCTCCTTTTTTCTCCTGGGAAGATTCTTCATCCTCTTTATTTTCTACTGCATCCTTCTCCTCATTTTTTTCTCCTCCTTCCTTCCCAGCTTGAGTTTCTTTCTCTTCCCCTTTTTTTTCCTGATCTTGCTCCCCCTCTTTTTTATCACCTGATTTCTGTTGTTCTTCTTGCTCTTCTTCTTTTTGTTTCTTTTCGTCTTTCTTTTGTTTTTGCTTCTCCTCGACTTTTTTCAATGTCACTTCATAATTATATTTAGAATCTAAATCCTTTGGATCTTCTTTGATGGCTTTTTTATACCACTCTAAAGCCTGAGCATAATCCCCCTTTTTAAAAGCACAATTTCCAAGACTATAATTGGAAATGGATTTTGTCGAAAGATATTTTGTTTGAGAAGAAAGAGACTTCTCATAATAATTTTGAGCCTCATCAAAAGCCTTCTTCGCGTAAAAGGCATTGCCCAAATTAAATAAAATACTCAGGTTATCTTCGCTCTTTTTAAGGGCATCCTGATACCTTTGAATAGCCTCATCATATTGTCCCTTTTGATAGGCCTCATTTCCTTCTCTCGCTAATTGATAACGAGAAAGACCCATTAAAAAAGGAAGCATGAAGATGAGCAACCCAATTTTTTTCACGCTACCCTCCTTTTCAACCATTCATTTTTGACCTGTCTAAAAGATCCTTTTCGCTCTCCGATTAAATCACATAAAATTATCAAAAAAATTGCCATCAAAAGAGGGCCCTGAAATCGTTCTTCATACTGAGTAACAACAGCCTCTCCAAGCTCACCTCTTTCTAGCCTATTCACCTCTTTAAAAATTTCTTTAATTTCCATTCCCCCTGAGGTTGCACGAAAATATTTCCCTCCTGTTTTTCCAGCAATTTCCTGGAGTATTCCTTCATTCAGTTTGGTAAGAATGACCTCTCCTTTTAAATTTCGCTTATGCCCCACCCTCTTCCCTGATTCATCAAACACCGGAATAGGCTCTGGGCTAAGCGCCCCAATTCCAATGGTGTAAATGTGAATGCCCTTGTCGTGGGCTTTTAAAGCAGCTTCTAAAGGCCCCGTTTCCTGATCCTCTCCATCTGTTAAAAGAATGATCGCTTTTCCGCTCGATTTTCCTTGATCAAAAAGGGTTAATGCTTGTTTAATCACTTTTCCAATGGCCGTCCCTTGATGACCTATCAACTCTATATCTAAAATTTCTAAATAAATTTTTAGAGCCGCAACGTCAAAGGTTAAAGGGCAAAGGGTCGCAACATCTCCAGAAAATGCAATTAAGCCAACACGGTTTCCCGCCATTTGCTCTAAAAGATCGACTAACTCTTGCTTCGCCTTCTGGAGACGATTCGGTAGAAAATCTTCCGCTAACATACTGGCAGATGTGTCAACTGCAATCACTACATCCATCCCTTTTCTTTGAACACGCTCTTCTCCTTTACCTAATAAGGGTCGTGCCAAGGCGATCAAAATCAGCAAAATTGAAAACCATTCCAGCGTTTTTATCATTTTCCTCCTTTTTGAACTGACACAATCTGTAAGGAGGAGAAGCGTTCTCGATTTTGCAAAACGGCCTAAACACTTTTTCCTACAGGATTCATCCCAAAAAAAGAGAACGGCCATGGGAATAAGAATCCACAATAAATATAAAATTTTATAATCCGCAAATTTCATTCACATCACCCCTCTTTGAGCTTTGAACCTTCGACTTGATTTCCTTCTTTCTCTTCTAGCTTCCAGCCTCTAGCGTCTAGCTCGCTTTCTGTTTTTGCCTCGAGCTCCTGCCCCGTCGGATGACTTGGGGTCGAGCTTCCAGCCTCGAGCAGTCTTTTTTTGAACTTTGAACCATCTCTAAGGCAGCACCCTCAACCAACTCCGTGCTGATAATCTATCAACCAAAAAAATCACTAACGCAGGCCAAAGAAACAATGGAAAGAGCTCTCGATAATTTGTATAAATTTTCGTCTTGCTTTCCGTTTTTTCCATTGTGTTAATCTTCTCGTAAATCTTCTTAAGAGCCTCTTCAGAAGTGGCCCTAAAATAGAGTCCTCCCGTTCGGTCGGCAATTTTCTTGAGCACTTCCTCATCAATTTCCGTTTTCATCTGAGCATAAGTTCTTCCCAACATGGGATCATTGATGGGAACAGGAACCAACCCCTCCCTACCAATTCCAATCGTATAAATTTTCACACCCAGGGCCTTTGCCATTTCAGTTGCCGTCAGGGGATCAATCTTTCCCGCATTATTCACCCCATCGGTTAAAAGAATCATCACCTTGCTTTTTCCTGAAGACCTTCTCAAACGGTTTAATCCATTGACAATTCCCATACCCATGGCCGTCTTTTCTTCAGGAACAATCCCCACCTTGATTTCATCCACCCGCTTCAGGAGAAAAGAATCATCCGAAGTCAGCGGACAAAGTGTAAAACTATCCTCGCCAAAAACTAAAACTCCCATTCGATCTCCACGGCGACTTTTAATAAATTCCTTGGCCCTTTCCTTCGCGACTTCGACACGATTTTTGGGATGAAAATCCTCTGCCAACATACTCCCTGAAACATCAATCGCAAGCATAAGATCAATTCCTTCTGTCGAATATTCCTCGTAAGACTCTCCTGATTGAGGTCTTGCAAGCGCCACTATAACGAGTACCACTGCCAACCCTTTCCAAATCAAAGCCCCCTTTACAAGTTTGACTTTCCAGTGAGAAAGACCTCCTTGAATTCCTCTCACATCAGAATAGAAAAGAGCCGCCTTTAAATGTTTTCCCCATTTTTTCTGATAGAAATAAAGACAGGGCAAAATTAAAAATAAGAATAGAAACCACGGGGATTCAAGACGCATGTGAAATTTCCTTTGTCACGTCTACCAGCTCAATCCCCTGCTGAAGCCGTAAAGTTAGCTCTAACCTATCCGGAATATATTTTGCAAATTTGACAAGATCAGCCTCATTCAAAAGATCTCTGATCTTATTCATGACTTCGCTAGAAAGTTTTTTAGATTTCAATTCTTTCAAACACTCGAAGGTGGTCATCTCTAAAATATTTAAGAAAAATCTACGACCCAAATAATGGCGCAAAATATCCGACAATTGTGAATAGACCTCTTTAATCCTTGCTTCTCTAAATGCATCAGAATGAGCAAGTTCCTCCAAACGCTTCAGAGCCTCTTCACTGGGACTTAAAAGGGAGATCGATGTCGAAAGAACTTTTAAGGGATGACTTATTTTTTTTCGAATCCAAAAGAAAACACCCACTCCTAAAAACGCAACAATCACGATCGCAAGATAAAGCCATAAAAAATGGCGTTCCAAAAGAAGTAAAGGTTTTGCCCCTCGAATGTCCGAATTCTCATCCTTGGGATTCATCAAGCTCTTGACCTCGAGCGAAAGCGCTTGAGTTTTTAGTTCCTCTTCCGGAGCGCCCTGAGGTATATATTCAATCAAAATGGGTCCCAAATTAAATTTTCCAGTTTGAAAAGGAAGGAAGGTGTAACTTAAAATTGTCCGAACTCTATCCCCTTTGAGTTTCTTTTCTGAAACATGAAAATCCTTTATTTCAAAAGGTTGCGTGTATTTCTCAATGGCAGGGGGTTTGACTTGAGAAGAGATCGGTCGTTCCAACGCTAAGGTTAAATGAATCTCTTCTCCAATGAAAACTTTATTTTTATCCATCAGGGCATCGACATGAACAGTTTCTTCAGCCCACATGCCTCTTTCCCAACATAAACATAAAAAGAGAATCAAAAGCCA
The genomic region above belongs to Chlamydiota bacterium and contains:
- a CDS encoding VWA domain-containing protein, with protein sequence MRLESPWFLFLFLILPCLYFYQKKWGKHLKAALFYSDVRGIQGGLSHWKVKLVKGALIWKGLAVVLVIVALARPQSGESYEEYSTEGIDLMLAIDVSGSMLAEDFHPKNRVEVAKERAKEFIKSRRGDRMGVLVFGEDSFTLCPLTSDDSFLLKRVDEIKVGIVPEEKTAMGMGIVNGLNRLRRSSGKSKVMILLTDGVNNAGKIDPLTATEMAKALGVKIYTIGIGREGLVPVPINDPMLGRTYAQMKTEIDEEVLKKIADRTGGLYFRATSEEALKKIYEKINTMEKTESKTKIYTNYRELFPLFLWPALVIFLVDRLSARSWLRVLP
- a CDS encoding VWA domain-containing protein, producing MKFADYKILYLLWILIPMAVLFFWDESCRKKCLGRFAKSRTLLLLTDCVSSKRRKMIKTLEWFSILLILIALARPLLGKGEERVQRKGMDVVIAVDTSASMLAEDFLPNRLQKAKQELVDLLEQMAGNRVGLIAFSGDVATLCPLTFDVAALKIYLEILDIELIGHQGTAIGKVIKQALTLFDQGKSSGKAIILLTDGEDQETGPLEAALKAHDKGIHIYTIGIGALSPEPIPVFDESGKRVGHKRNLKGEVILTKLNEGILQEIAGKTGGKYFRATSGGMEIKEIFKEVNRLERGELGEAVVTQYEERFQGPLLMAIFLIILCDLIGERKGSFRQVKNEWLKRRVA
- a CDS encoding tetratricopeptide repeat protein, coding for MKKIGLLIFMLPFLMGLSRYQLAREGNEAYQKGQYDEAIQRYQDALKKSEDNLSILFNLGNAFYAKKAFDEAQNYYEKSLSSQTKYLSTKSISNYSLGNCAFKKGDYAQALEWYKKAIKEDPKDLDSKYNYEVTLKKVEEKQKQKKDEKKQKEEEQEEQQKSGDKKEGEQDQEKKGEEKETQAGKEGGEKNEEKDAVENKEDEESSQEKKGEVQAKKQDEQKSDEKKEQSFSNEKEGSQNDTSAVSSEKSQEGKKDGMKKEEAIQILDVMNQEKKDLIWNLTKTESSDESDNGNDW